A single region of the Actinoplanes sp. SE50/110 genome encodes:
- a CDS encoding TetR/AcrR family transcriptional regulator C-terminal domain-containing protein yields MPDRRSGEKAGLSRAKVLDAALDYIDAHGLPALSMRKLGARLGVEAMSLYRHVPNKDALLDGLVDRVLETAFGSLGEPTSGDWPDWLREFAHALRKTLIAHPGVLPLAATRPVNSPDALRWSESWLAAMRAAGVPLGRAMDMVNVLATFTIGHTLAEVGQTPGHEGAGPDLDQRSDELDPAEFPNLVEVIRTRAGLDFDSRFTEAVDILIAGYAAAQ; encoded by the coding sequence ATGCCAGACCGCCGATCGGGCGAGAAAGCCGGCCTGAGCAGGGCCAAGGTGCTGGACGCCGCGCTCGACTACATCGACGCGCACGGGCTGCCGGCGCTGTCCATGCGCAAACTCGGCGCCCGGCTCGGGGTCGAGGCGATGTCGCTGTACCGGCACGTGCCGAACAAGGACGCCCTGCTCGACGGCCTGGTCGACCGGGTGCTGGAGACCGCGTTCGGCAGCCTCGGCGAACCCACCTCCGGCGACTGGCCGGACTGGCTGCGGGAGTTCGCGCACGCCCTGCGGAAGACCCTGATCGCCCACCCCGGCGTGCTGCCGCTGGCCGCCACCCGCCCGGTCAACTCGCCCGACGCGCTGCGCTGGTCGGAGTCGTGGCTGGCGGCGATGCGGGCGGCCGGGGTGCCGCTGGGCCGGGCGATGGACATGGTGAACGTGCTGGCCACGTTCACCATCGGGCACACCCTGGCCGAGGTCGGGCAGACGCCGGGGCACGAGGGCGCCGGACCCGACCTGGACCAGCGCTCGGACGAACTGGACCCGGCCGAGTTCCCGAACCTGGTGGAGGTGATCCGGACCCGGGCCGGGCTGGACTTCGACTCCCGCTTCACCGAGGCGGTCGACATCCTGATCGCCGGGTACGCCGCCGCGCAATGA
- a CDS encoding MFS transporter, whose translation MLSSQACTLSANRLLTVAVPWLVLERTGSAAQTGLVVACQVLPYAFTQWLAGPLLDRIDPRRISAAGDVVSAGVLIVPALSGAPPIWLLTVMLLLVGCADGPASAAKRLLVPFAAADAGQSTVRGVGLATAVERTATAVGTALAGWLVATIGGDRALFAAAAMLGVATLIVTLTVTDPVRDRGRDDETYLDRLRTGTAFLRGSAPLRAVTAMFVVTNLLDQALMAVLLPVWARAGGHDATVVGLALSTVGLASIASALASAGFGARLPRRATYLIGVLTSGPTRIVVLALGLPPEAVIAVYALAGIGSGLFNPLLETLQVELIPAALRGRVQTLINAWAWAGIPVGGLFGAVLLSTGGLRTALWICGTGYLAAVLWPVWRVDWSLTVSTSERHRNPLTVRIPVPRRRVAAPVPVREHS comes from the coding sequence GTGCTGAGTTCGCAGGCCTGCACGCTGTCGGCGAACCGGCTGCTCACCGTCGCGGTGCCGTGGCTGGTGCTGGAGCGCACCGGCAGCGCCGCGCAGACCGGCCTGGTGGTGGCCTGTCAGGTGTTGCCGTACGCGTTCACCCAGTGGCTGGCCGGGCCGCTGCTGGACCGGATCGACCCGCGGCGGATCAGCGCGGCCGGGGACGTCGTCTCGGCCGGCGTGCTGATCGTCCCGGCCCTGTCCGGCGCTCCGCCGATCTGGCTGCTCACCGTGATGCTGCTGCTGGTGGGGTGCGCGGACGGGCCGGCGAGCGCCGCGAAGCGGCTGCTGGTGCCGTTCGCCGCGGCGGATGCCGGCCAGTCGACGGTGCGCGGCGTGGGTCTGGCCACCGCGGTCGAGCGCACCGCCACCGCGGTCGGGACCGCGCTGGCCGGTTGGCTGGTCGCCACGATCGGCGGGGACCGGGCGCTGTTCGCGGCGGCCGCGATGCTGGGCGTGGCCACGCTCATCGTGACGCTGACGGTGACCGATCCGGTGCGTGACCGCGGCCGGGACGACGAGACCTATCTGGATCGGCTGCGCACCGGCACCGCGTTCCTGCGCGGGAGTGCGCCGCTGCGCGCGGTGACCGCGATGTTCGTGGTGACCAATCTGCTGGATCAGGCGCTGATGGCGGTGCTGCTGCCGGTGTGGGCGCGGGCCGGCGGGCACGACGCGACGGTGGTCGGGCTGGCGCTGAGCACGGTGGGGCTCGCGTCGATCGCCTCGGCGCTCGCGTCGGCCGGTTTCGGCGCGCGGCTGCCGCGGCGGGCGACGTACCTGATCGGGGTGTTGACCAGCGGGCCGACCCGCATCGTCGTCCTCGCGCTGGGCCTGCCGCCGGAGGCGGTCATCGCCGTCTATGCACTGGCCGGGATCGGCTCGGGCCTGTTCAATCCGCTGCTGGAGACGCTGCAGGTGGAGCTGATCCCGGCGGCGCTGCGCGGGCGGGTGCAGACGCTGATCAACGCGTGGGCGTGGGCCGGCATCCCGGTCGGCGGCCTGTTCGGCGCGGTGCTGCTGAGCACCGGCGGCCTGCGCACCGCGCTGTGGATCTGCGGCACCGGCTATCTCGCGGCGGTGCTCTGGCCGGTCTGGCGGGTCGACTGGTCGCTTACGGTCAGCACGTCGGAGCGGCACCGGAATCCGCTCACCGTGCGCATTCCGGTGCCGCGGCGCCGGGTCGCGGCACCGGTCCCGGTCCGCGAACATTCATGA
- a CDS encoding AI-2E family transporter — MEETGYGVLARRTLVVLGVTLSTLAVLYLAHEVRRVLTWILIAAFFAVALHPAVNWMTRRVTFCRRWLATLLVFVAALALLAGLVTVFVAPLAREGSQVMANLPGLLDDARHGRGPAGPLLERFHVVEYARANAGRFREYASGLGAPTLAFLRSVATGIAGTVTIFVLSYLMVLEAPKIVDGFLALFAPRRAERIRRVGHDCAKTITGYITGNLLISAICGALTFAVLTVLHVPYAGLIALFVGIADLVPLVGATLGAVAATIAAFVQSTTAGIVVIVFFVLYQQLENHLLQPLIFARTVQLNPLTVLVAILIAVELAGILGALLAIPVAGIVQIILRDVWDSRHGRPKAEPTVGENRVPVSAVHDEARGRDAGTADVHGAYAGQLTDRAASTDPLVEPRDQLAEGR; from the coding sequence ATGGAAGAAACGGGCTATGGCGTGCTGGCACGCCGCACGCTGGTCGTGCTGGGCGTGACGCTGTCCACGCTGGCGGTGCTGTATCTGGCCCATGAGGTGCGCCGGGTCCTGACCTGGATCCTGATCGCGGCCTTCTTCGCGGTGGCACTGCATCCGGCGGTGAACTGGATGACCCGCCGGGTGACATTCTGCAGGCGTTGGCTCGCGACCCTGCTGGTCTTCGTCGCGGCGCTGGCGCTGCTGGCCGGTCTGGTCACGGTGTTCGTGGCGCCGCTGGCCCGGGAGGGCAGCCAGGTCATGGCGAACCTGCCCGGCCTGCTCGACGACGCCCGGCACGGCCGGGGCCCGGCCGGACCGCTGCTCGAACGCTTCCACGTGGTCGAGTACGCCCGGGCCAACGCCGGGCGGTTCCGCGAGTACGCCAGCGGGCTGGGCGCCCCGACCCTGGCGTTCCTGCGCTCGGTCGCCACCGGCATCGCCGGCACCGTGACCATCTTCGTGCTGTCCTACCTGATGGTGCTGGAGGCCCCGAAGATCGTGGACGGGTTCCTGGCCCTGTTCGCGCCGCGCCGGGCCGAACGGATCCGCCGGGTCGGCCACGACTGCGCCAAGACGATCACCGGGTACATCACCGGCAACCTGCTGATCAGCGCGATCTGCGGCGCGCTGACCTTCGCCGTCCTCACGGTCCTGCACGTCCCGTACGCCGGATTGATCGCTCTGTTCGTCGGTATCGCCGACCTCGTGCCGCTGGTCGGCGCCACGCTCGGCGCCGTGGCCGCCACCATCGCGGCATTCGTCCAGTCGACCACCGCCGGAATCGTGGTGATCGTCTTCTTCGTCCTCTACCAGCAGTTGGAGAACCACCTGCTGCAACCGCTGATCTTCGCCCGGACGGTGCAGCTCAACCCGCTCACCGTGCTCGTCGCGATCCTGATCGCGGTCGAGCTGGCCGGCATCCTCGGCGCACTGCTGGCCATCCCGGTCGCCGGCATCGTGCAGATCATCCTGCGCGACGTGTGGGACAGCCGGCACGGTCGCCCCAAAGCCGAGCCGACCGTCGGCGAGAATCGCGTCCCGGTCTCGGCCGTGCACGACGAGGCACGGGGCCGCGACGCCGGGACCGCTGACGTGCACGGCGCGTACGCCGGACAGCTCACCGACCGGGCCGCGTCAACCGATCCGCTGGTCGAGCCACGCGACCAGCTCGCCGAAGGCCGCTGA
- a CDS encoding NAD(P)H-binding protein, which translates to MDNARVLVVGGHGKVARLLLPLLVGAGHEVTAAFRDPGHEGDVAATGARPVVADVETLDADGFAELIAGHDAVVWSAGAGGGDPGRTYAVDRDAAIRSMDAALHIGVRRYLMVSYFGARIDHGVPSDSGFFPYAEAKAAADAHLASSDLDWTILAPSRLTDDAATGRIETASQGATAGSVSRADVAAVVAHALGEPATIHRIVRFNAGATPIADALSEDDLV; encoded by the coding sequence CGTTCTTGTCGTCGGTGGGCACGGGAAGGTGGCGCGGCTGCTGCTGCCGCTGCTGGTCGGGGCCGGGCACGAGGTGACCGCGGCGTTCCGGGATCCCGGGCACGAGGGCGACGTGGCCGCGACCGGTGCCCGGCCGGTGGTCGCCGACGTGGAGACGCTGGACGCCGACGGGTTCGCCGAGCTGATCGCCGGGCACGACGCGGTGGTCTGGTCGGCCGGTGCCGGCGGCGGCGATCCGGGGCGCACGTACGCGGTCGACCGGGACGCGGCGATCCGGTCGATGGACGCGGCGCTGCACATCGGCGTACGCCGCTATCTGATGGTGTCGTACTTCGGTGCGCGGATCGACCACGGCGTGCCCTCCGACAGCGGTTTCTTCCCGTATGCGGAGGCGAAGGCGGCGGCGGACGCGCACCTCGCGTCGAGTGATCTGGACTGGACGATCCTGGCCCCGAGCCGGCTGACCGACGACGCGGCGACCGGCCGGATCGAGACGGCCAGCCAGGGTGCGACGGCCGGGTCGGTCAGCCGCGCCGATGTGGCCGCGGTCGTCGCGCACGCCCTGGGTGAGCCGGCGACCATCCACCGGATCGTCCGGTTCAACGCCGGCGCCACCCCGATCGCCGACGCCCTGAGCGAGGACGACCTCGTTTGA